The Pricia mediterranea genome includes a window with the following:
- a CDS encoding ATP-binding protein — protein sequence MSAKKIVITGGPSTGKTSVIKELEYRGYYCIPELVRGLTSEEKNVNGSEAIITNPILSVKDPYAFNNKLLHGRVAQYRSAEKTDEDIVFFDRGIPDVHAYMACFGQSYDAAFERPVHDLRYDRILLMPPWPDIYNTDAERFESFEESERIFTALRNTYQDFGYAITLIPIGSVTERTDFILDLVKSE from the coding sequence TTGAGCGCGAAAAAGATAGTGATAACAGGCGGTCCCAGTACCGGTAAGACTTCGGTAATCAAAGAGTTGGAGTACAGGGGGTACTACTGTATACCCGAATTGGTAAGGGGACTTACCTCAGAGGAGAAGAACGTAAATGGTTCAGAAGCCATTATCACCAATCCTATCCTATCGGTAAAAGATCCTTACGCGTTCAACAACAAATTGCTGCACGGCCGTGTGGCACAGTACCGGTCCGCCGAAAAAACGGATGAAGACATCGTTTTTTTCGACCGGGGCATCCCCGATGTCCATGCCTATATGGCCTGTTTCGGACAATCATATGATGCTGCCTTTGAGCGCCCCGTACACGACTTACGCTACGACCGAATCTTGCTGATGCCCCCTTGGCCTGACATCTATAATACCGATGCCGAGCGCTTCGAATCCTTTGAAGAATCGGAGCGCATCTTTACAGCTTTGAGGAATACCTATCAAGACTTCGGGTATGCGATTACCCTTATTCCCATAGGTAGCGTAACGGAACGAACGGATTTCATTCTCGACCTGGTAAAATCTGAATAA
- a CDS encoding molybdopterin-dependent oxidoreductase — translation MYKSIQTDRRSFIKKMAMLSAMTAAASMFPGIIFAEEQERGIPDDANLDWKKGPCRFCGVGCGVLVGTENGKAIAVKGDPKSPVNKGLCCVKGYHSIMALYGKDRLTKPLVKKNGAYVETSMKEALDLVADKMQETIKEHGKDSVSIYGSGQWTIPDGYVASKLFKGCIGTNNVEANARLCMATAVTGFMTSFGIDEPMGCYEDIDHADTFVLWGNNMAEMHPVLFSRMLDQRLRRGVKIIDFATRTTRTSMAADRSILFIPQTDLAVANAICYEIVNNGWVNDEFVQEHCNFNKGLTEMGYGLEDNYSFKDNPEPITFEAYKEFLEDYAPEKVARLSGVSVKDIKYLAAHYGDPNKKVMSLWCMGPNQHSRGTWMNNLIYNIHLLTGKISTPGNSPFSLTGQPSACGTVREVGTLTNRLPHGVVTNKKDREFAAKIWDVPVENISPDPTYHTVEMFRALDRGDIRFMWIQVTNPMVTMPKLKRYRDGANKEGRFIVVSDIYPTPTTDIADVILPSAMWIEREGMYGNSERRTQYFEQMVQPPGEAMSDTVQLLEVAKRMGYEKQFNYKDESHIEEIYTEYRRHHEGKKHNMAPLEVLKSQPGAMWPWVDGEPTKWRFNAKYDPACSNGKDFHFYGKPDGKAVIWQRPYEPAAEEPDAEYPYWLCTGRVVEHWHTGSMTRRIPVLHQAMPHAYVELHPDDAERMQIRTGDKVRLTTRRGEIVLPASVNQRGVPAPMQVFVPFFDENMLINEITLDSFDPMSKEPDYKKCAVNVAKA, via the coding sequence ATGTACAAATCGATACAGACCGACCGAAGAAGTTTTATCAAAAAAATGGCGATGTTGTCGGCTATGACCGCGGCGGCCAGTATGTTTCCGGGCATCATTTTCGCCGAAGAGCAGGAAAGGGGAATTCCCGATGATGCCAATTTGGACTGGAAAAAAGGGCCCTGTCGGTTTTGCGGCGTGGGCTGTGGCGTCTTGGTCGGCACCGAAAACGGAAAGGCCATCGCAGTCAAAGGTGACCCCAAATCCCCCGTAAATAAGGGTTTGTGCTGCGTCAAAGGCTATCATTCCATTATGGCACTGTACGGCAAGGACCGGTTGACCAAACCGCTCGTGAAAAAGAACGGGGCTTACGTGGAGACCTCGATGAAAGAGGCCTTGGACTTGGTCGCCGATAAAATGCAGGAGACGATCAAGGAGCACGGAAAGGATTCCGTTTCCATATACGGGTCCGGACAATGGACCATTCCCGATGGATATGTCGCCTCGAAACTCTTTAAAGGCTGTATCGGCACCAATAACGTCGAGGCCAACGCACGGCTCTGCATGGCGACGGCCGTTACGGGGTTTATGACTTCCTTCGGTATAGACGAGCCTATGGGCTGTTACGAAGATATCGACCATGCCGACACTTTTGTGTTATGGGGAAATAACATGGCCGAGATGCATCCCGTTCTGTTCTCCCGAATGTTGGATCAGCGCCTGCGTCGCGGGGTCAAGATCATCGATTTTGCCACCCGCACGACCCGCACGAGCATGGCCGCCGACAGGTCCATCCTATTTATACCACAGACCGATCTCGCCGTGGCCAACGCCATCTGCTACGAAATCGTGAACAATGGTTGGGTGAATGACGAATTTGTACAAGAACATTGCAATTTTAACAAGGGTCTTACCGAAATGGGCTATGGTCTGGAGGATAACTATTCCTTTAAAGACAATCCCGAACCGATCACTTTTGAGGCGTACAAGGAATTTTTGGAGGACTACGCCCCGGAAAAAGTGGCACGCCTTTCGGGAGTCTCCGTCAAGGACATTAAATATCTGGCCGCCCACTACGGAGATCCGAACAAAAAAGTGATGTCCCTCTGGTGCATGGGTCCCAATCAGCACTCCCGTGGCACGTGGATGAACAATCTTATTTATAACATTCACCTGTTGACCGGCAAGATTTCCACCCCCGGCAACAGTCCCTTTTCCCTTACCGGCCAGCCCAGTGCCTGTGGTACCGTGCGAGAGGTCGGCACCCTGACCAATCGATTGCCTCACGGGGTCGTGACCAATAAGAAAGACCGTGAATTTGCGGCCAAGATATGGGATGTTCCCGTGGAAAACATTTCTCCTGATCCCACGTATCATACGGTGGAAATGTTCCGGGCCTTGGACCGGGGAGATATTCGTTTTATGTGGATACAGGTGACGAATCCCATGGTGACGATGCCCAAGTTGAAGCGGTATCGTGACGGTGCCAACAAAGAGGGCCGGTTTATCGTGGTTTCCGATATCTATCCGACCCCTACGACCGATATTGCCGATGTGATATTACCATCGGCCATGTGGATAGAGCGTGAAGGTATGTACGGTAATTCCGAGCGCCGCACCCAATATTTCGAGCAGATGGTGCAACCTCCCGGGGAGGCCATGAGCGATACGGTGCAGCTATTGGAGGTCGCGAAAAGGATGGGATATGAAAAGCAGTTCAATTATAAGGATGAGTCTCACATCGAAGAGATTTACACCGAATACCGAAGACACCACGAAGGGAAAAAGCACAATATGGCCCCCCTTGAGGTTTTGAAGTCCCAACCCGGGGCCATGTGGCCATGGGTGGACGGGGAACCGACGAAATGGCGGTTTAATGCCAAGTACGATCCCGCCTGTTCCAATGGAAAGGATTTCCATTTTTACGGGAAACCGGACGGGAAGGCGGTCATTTGGCAGCGGCCCTACGAACCGGCGGCCGAGGAACCCGATGCCGAGTATCCGTATTGGCTGTGTACCGGTCGCGTGGTAGAACATTGGCATACGGGCTCCATGACGCGCCGCATTCCCGTACTGCACCAGGCCATGCCACATGCCTATGTAGAACTTCATCCCGACGATGCTGAGCGGATGCAGATTCGCACGGGCGATAAGGTAAGATTGACCACCAGAAGGGGCGAGATCGTACTTCCGGCCTCCGTCAATCAACGGGGGGTTCCCGCACCGATGCAGGTTTTCGTGCCTTTTTTCGATGAAAACATGTTGATCAATGAGATTACGCTAGATTCTTTTGACCCTATGTCAAAAGAACCCGATTATAAAAAATGTGCGGTTAACGTAGCAAAGGCCTGA
- a CDS encoding nitrate reductase cytochrome c-type subunit, with the protein MNRTVILSLLAILFVGFLINWIYSWEQGMEEAYIPITEEEHHHTILSEKAVFERSEHALDYLAMPVDEEHRRVLADYYDNRAYPGAPPSIPHPVSEKLGMGGNICLQCHQNGGFVEKFAAYAPVTPHPDMINCKQCHVEQRTQSTFRETEFYKNPAPLVGVNNALPGSPPTIPHQLQMRENCLSCHAGPGAVKELWIDHPERVNCRQCHVPKEAELQHVEAFVRDNKQIRDE; encoded by the coding sequence ATGAACAGAACGGTAATTTTGTCCCTTTTAGCAATACTTTTTGTAGGCTTTCTCATCAATTGGATCTACAGTTGGGAACAAGGTATGGAAGAGGCATATATTCCCATTACGGAGGAGGAGCATCATCATACTATTCTCTCCGAAAAAGCGGTTTTTGAACGTTCGGAACACGCCTTGGATTATCTGGCCATGCCCGTCGATGAGGAACATCGGCGCGTACTTGCCGACTACTACGATAACAGGGCCTATCCCGGTGCGCCGCCCAGTATTCCCCACCCCGTGTCGGAAAAACTGGGTATGGGCGGTAATATCTGTCTGCAATGCCACCAAAATGGGGGCTTTGTGGAAAAGTTCGCTGCGTATGCCCCGGTTACCCCGCATCCCGATATGATCAATTGCAAACAGTGCCATGTCGAGCAACGGACGCAATCAACGTTCAGGGAGACCGAATTCTACAAAAATCCAGCCCCGCTAGTAGGAGTGAACAACGCCCTGCCTGGTAGTCCGCCTACAATTCCACATCAATTACAGATGCGCGAGAACTGCCTTTCGTGCCATGCCGGTCCGGGGGCGGTCAAAGAGCTGTGGATAGATCATCCGGAGCGCGTAAACTGCAGACAATGCCACGTACCCAAAGAGGCCGAATTGCAGCACGTAGAAGCATTTGTAAGGGACAATAAGCAAATTAGGGATGAATAA
- the fmt gene encoding methionyl-tRNA formyltransferase, with product MKSLRIIFMGTPEFATASLAKILTEEYQVVGVITAPDRPAGRGRKLQESDVKKFAVSKGLKVLQPVNLKDRDFLSELKALNADLQIVVAFRMLPRAVWSMPDLGTFNLHASLLPDYRGAAPINWAIINGETKTGATTFFIDEKIDTGEIILQEPLKISENETAGNLHDRLMHLGADLVLKTVREIEAGKVMPRKQKQPSPLKTAPKIHRDTCEIDWNASLETIHNKIRGLSPYPTAWTTLINGNESTQLKIYGSSVEKASHNEEIGSVLANDNHLKIAVENGFVELLEIQLPGKRKMRTKALLNGFHFEENARVR from the coding sequence ATGAAGTCGTTAAGAATCATTTTTATGGGCACTCCCGAGTTCGCTACTGCCAGTTTGGCGAAAATATTGACGGAAGAATATCAGGTCGTGGGCGTAATCACCGCCCCTGACCGTCCGGCGGGAAGGGGCCGAAAACTACAGGAATCCGATGTAAAGAAATTTGCGGTATCAAAAGGCCTGAAGGTCCTTCAGCCCGTTAATTTGAAAGATAGGGACTTTCTGTCCGAACTCAAAGCGCTGAACGCCGATCTGCAGATCGTAGTGGCCTTTAGAATGCTGCCAAGAGCGGTTTGGTCCATGCCCGATTTGGGTACTTTTAACCTTCACGCATCCCTTTTGCCGGACTACCGTGGTGCGGCACCCATAAACTGGGCCATAATAAACGGAGAAACAAAGACCGGGGCAACCACTTTTTTTATCGATGAAAAAATAGATACCGGGGAAATCATCCTTCAGGAGCCCTTAAAAATATCCGAAAACGAAACCGCGGGCAACCTGCACGACAGACTGATGCACCTTGGTGCCGATCTTGTTTTGAAAACAGTTCGAGAAATCGAAGCCGGTAAAGTAATGCCGCGAAAACAAAAACAACCATCCCCCTTAAAAACAGCACCAAAGATCCATAGGGATACCTGTGAAATAGATTGGAACGCATCCCTTGAAACCATACATAATAAAATAAGGGGACTGAGCCCCTACCCCACCGCATGGACAACCTTGATCAACGGCAATGAAAGCACCCAGCTTAAAATATATGGCTCATCCGTGGAAAAAGCTTCCCATAATGAAGAAATAGGCAGCGTTTTAGCAAATGACAATCACCTGAAAATTGCAGTAGAAAATGGCTTCGTCGAGTTACTGGAAATCCAATTGCCGGGCAAGCGTAAGATGAGAACCAAAGCCTTGTTAAACGGTTTTCATTTCGAAGAAAACGCAAGGGTGAGGTAA
- the murA gene encoding UDP-N-acetylglucosamine 1-carboxyvinyltransferase: MGTFKIEGGYPLSGEITPQGAKNEALQILCAVLLTAEEVTINNIPDIVDVNKLISILEDLGVKIKNKEEGSYSFKADAINLDYLQSDQFKQDGRELRGSIMLVGPLLARFGKGYIPKPGGDKIGRRRLDTHFEGFIKLGGKFRYNKEEHFYGVEAKSLKGTYMLLDEASVTGTANIVMAAVMAEGTTTIYNAACEPYLQQLCKMLNRMGAKISGVGSNLLTIEGVAELGGTEHRMLPDMIEIGSWIGLAAMTRSELTIKDVSWGDLGQIPTVFRKLGIELEQKGDDIYIPEQPDGYKIQKYIDGSILTISDAPWPGLTPDLLSIILVMATQAKGEVLIHQKMFESRLFFVDKLIDMGAKIILCDPHRAVVIGQNFKSALNATTMTSPDIRAGISLLIAALSAKGTSTIHNIEQIDRGYQDIDTRLRAIGAKISRV; the protein is encoded by the coding sequence ATGGGCACTTTTAAAATAGAGGGCGGCTACCCACTCTCGGGTGAAATCACGCCCCAAGGCGCCAAAAACGAAGCTTTACAGATTCTTTGTGCCGTGTTGCTCACCGCCGAAGAGGTCACCATCAACAATATTCCCGACATCGTCGATGTCAATAAACTGATTTCCATTCTAGAAGATTTGGGAGTGAAAATCAAAAACAAGGAAGAAGGATCGTACAGCTTTAAGGCCGATGCAATAAACCTCGACTATCTGCAGTCCGACCAATTCAAACAAGACGGTCGTGAGCTTCGTGGATCGATTATGTTGGTGGGGCCGCTATTGGCCCGATTCGGAAAGGGATATATCCCTAAGCCCGGGGGCGATAAGATCGGTAGACGTAGATTGGATACACATTTCGAGGGTTTTATAAAGCTGGGCGGTAAATTTCGATATAATAAGGAGGAACATTTTTACGGGGTAGAGGCCAAAAGTTTAAAGGGGACCTACATGCTGCTCGATGAGGCATCGGTCACCGGAACGGCCAACATCGTAATGGCGGCCGTTATGGCCGAAGGCACGACGACCATCTACAATGCCGCCTGTGAGCCCTACCTACAACAATTGTGTAAGATGCTCAACCGAATGGGCGCCAAAATCTCCGGAGTCGGCTCAAACCTGTTGACCATTGAGGGCGTGGCCGAACTCGGCGGAACCGAGCACCGTATGCTACCCGATATGATCGAAATCGGTAGCTGGATCGGATTGGCCGCCATGACCCGGAGCGAATTGACCATTAAAGACGTAAGCTGGGGCGATTTGGGCCAGATTCCCACGGTATTTCGAAAATTGGGAATAGAACTGGAACAGAAGGGAGATGATATTTATATCCCCGAGCAGCCCGACGGTTATAAGATCCAAAAGTATATCGATGGTTCGATACTGACTATATCCGATGCCCCGTGGCCGGGACTCACGCCAGACCTATTGAGTATCATCTTGGTCATGGCCACCCAGGCCAAGGGCGAAGTACTCATTCATCAAAAAATGTTCGAAAGCCGTTTATTCTTTGTGGACAAGCTGATCGATATGGGCGCAAAGATTATTCTCTGCGATCCGCACCGCGCTGTCGTTATAGGACAAAACTTTAAGTCTGCCTTAAACGCCACCACTATGACCTCCCCCGACATCCGAGCGGGAATCTCATTGCTGATTGCGGCACTCTCCGCAAAAGGCACCTCTACCATCCACAATATTGAGCAGATCGATCGTGGTTATCAGGATATAGATACCAGGCTCCGGGCCATTGGGGCCAAGATCAGTAGGGTGTAA
- a CDS encoding DUF493 family protein: MDTKNPEEFYRRLQEQLAETSSWPSDYLFKFIVESDPEKIDQIHKIFDNTGAVIESKKSKKGKYTSVSVTVNLRDPKAVVEKYQEVAEVEGVISL; encoded by the coding sequence ATGGATACTAAAAACCCCGAAGAATTCTATAGAAGATTGCAAGAGCAATTGGCAGAAACCTCATCTTGGCCCTCCGATTATCTTTTTAAATTTATTGTGGAGAGCGATCCGGAGAAAATCGATCAGATCCATAAAATATTCGATAATACCGGTGCGGTCATCGAATCGAAAAAATCTAAAAAAGGGAAATATACCAGTGTATCGGTAACGGTCAACCTTAGGGATCCAAAGGCAGTGGTCGAAAAATATCAAGAAGTGGCCGAGGTAGAAGGGGTAATATCATTGTAA
- a CDS encoding RecQ family ATP-dependent DNA helicase, producing the protein MHKNPEEILREFWGFTAFKGSQKRIIEAVLSRRDVLALMPTGGGKSLCFQIPALARDGLCIVVSPLIALIQDQVNNLKLRGIKAMALTGGIPFDELITALDNCRYGGYKFVYISPERLQQELVQDKIQQMNVNLIAIDEAHCISQWGHDFRPAYLECGHLRELLPETPIIALTATATNRVEQDIVENLGLTEPMTVKDSFFRPNIAFEVLRCEDKHYRLEQCFAESGQSGIVYVRTRKMTQDVARFLNANGCTSDFFHGGIPKKEKQEKLNLWLNNRIQVMVATNAFGMGVDKPDVRTVVHFQVPDCLENYYQEAGRAGRDGAPAKALLLTNDFDVAQMRQQFLGALPDAAFLKKVYNKLNNYFQISFGESTNEIFQFPFRDFISAYGLNSFLTYNALRILDRYSVIALSESFFKKTEIRFIVSQPQIFDYLEKNRESVPIIQSILRTYGGIFDFETKIDPDLIARKTNTSENKVFALLEKFNKDEIIDYRSQKTDLEITFLVPRDDDRTINVFAQQVEDRNRIKVEKVDRMIGYLNNDTICRSVQILDYFGEEKIENCGLCDVCRRKNAKTVDFKGIAKQLRETLGDKSYSSRVLIRLLDHDEASVLKTLQLMLENGDIKVNTRNEYEMVVGR; encoded by the coding sequence ATGCACAAAAATCCTGAGGAAATTTTAAGGGAGTTCTGGGGATTTACCGCTTTTAAAGGATCCCAGAAACGGATAATAGAGGCTGTTTTGAGTCGGCGTGATGTACTGGCGCTCATGCCCACCGGCGGCGGAAAATCGCTCTGCTTTCAAATACCGGCGCTGGCACGGGATGGACTTTGCATTGTGGTATCCCCTTTGATCGCCCTTATTCAGGACCAGGTCAACAACCTAAAGCTAAGGGGAATCAAAGCGATGGCCCTGACCGGAGGCATTCCCTTTGACGAGCTTATCACCGCGTTGGACAATTGCCGGTACGGCGGCTACAAATTCGTCTATATTTCTCCCGAGCGCCTACAGCAGGAGCTGGTTCAGGACAAGATTCAGCAGATGAACGTCAACCTCATCGCTATCGACGAGGCGCATTGCATCTCGCAATGGGGGCACGATTTTCGGCCCGCCTACCTCGAATGTGGCCATCTTAGGGAGCTTCTTCCCGAGACCCCCATCATCGCCCTGACCGCCACGGCAACCAACCGGGTGGAGCAGGACATCGTCGAGAACCTTGGCCTTACCGAGCCGATGACCGTAAAGGATTCCTTCTTCCGACCGAACATCGCCTTCGAGGTATTGCGCTGTGAGGATAAACATTATCGTCTCGAGCAATGCTTCGCCGAAAGCGGTCAAAGCGGCATTGTATATGTACGCACGCGCAAAATGACCCAAGACGTAGCCCGGTTTCTCAATGCAAATGGGTGCACGTCGGACTTTTTTCATGGAGGAATTCCTAAAAAAGAAAAACAGGAAAAACTTAACCTATGGCTGAACAACCGAATCCAAGTCATGGTCGCCACCAATGCCTTCGGGATGGGCGTGGACAAACCCGACGTACGCACAGTGGTGCACTTTCAGGTGCCCGACTGCCTTGAAAACTACTATCAAGAGGCCGGAAGGGCGGGAAGGGACGGCGCCCCCGCCAAGGCGCTACTTCTGACCAACGATTTTGATGTGGCGCAGATGCGGCAGCAATTTCTGGGTGCCCTACCGGATGCGGCCTTCCTGAAAAAAGTATATAACAAGCTTAATAATTACTTTCAAATATCGTTCGGGGAAAGTACGAACGAGATTTTTCAGTTTCCGTTTCGGGACTTTATCTCGGCCTACGGCCTAAATTCCTTTCTCACCTATAACGCACTGCGCATATTGGACCGGTATTCCGTCATCGCCCTCTCCGAATCCTTTTTCAAAAAAACGGAAATACGCTTTATTGTTTCCCAACCCCAAATCTTTGATTATTTGGAAAAAAATCGGGAATCGGTCCCTATTATTCAGAGCATCCTGAGAACCTATGGGGGTATTTTCGATTTTGAAACCAAAATCGACCCCGACCTGATCGCTAGAAAAACAAATACCTCCGAAAACAAGGTCTTCGCCCTTTTGGAGAAGTTCAATAAGGACGAGATCATCGATTATCGATCACAAAAGACCGATCTCGAGATTACCTTCTTGGTCCCACGGGACGATGACCGAACCATCAACGTATTCGCCCAACAGGTCGAAGATCGAAATCGCATCAAAGTAGAAAAAGTCGACCGGATGATCGGCTACCTCAACAACGATACGATTTGTAGAAGTGTTCAGATTTTAGACTATTTTGGGGAAGAGAAAATCGAAAATTGCGGTCTTTGCGATGTATGTAGACGCAAAAACGCCAAAACAGTGGATTTTAAAGGTATAGCCAAACAATTACGTGAGACGTTGGGGGATAAGAGTTACAGCTCAAGGGTCCTGATCCGGTTGCTCGACCATGATGAAGCATCTGTTCTAAAAACTCTGCAGCTCATGCTCGAAAATGGTGATATTAAGGTTAATACAAGAAACGAATATGAGATGGTCGTTGGTCGTTAG
- a CDS encoding chaperone NapD produces the protein MPIKSYLAHPHKGKKRYLEIALSDFKECEVLPAENEEILVVVTETESKKEEDELIAKLEALPSLKLLAMVSGFDTPKN, from the coding sequence ATGCCCATAAAAAGCTATTTGGCACATCCGCATAAAGGAAAAAAAAGGTATCTTGAAATTGCTTTATCCGACTTCAAGGAATGTGAGGTTTTACCTGCGGAAAATGAAGAAATTTTGGTTGTAGTCACCGAGACGGAATCCAAAAAAGAGGAGGATGAATTGATAGCGAAATTAGAGGCGCTTCCCAGCTTAAAGTTATTGGCCATGGTATCCGGCTTCGATACCCCTAAAAATTAA
- a CDS encoding DUF4290 domain-containing protein, with protein MNLVENLEYNTERPQLIIPEYGRHFQKMVDYAVSIEDDEERNRVAQSIISVMGNLQPHLRDVSDFQHKLWDQLFIMSDFKLDVESPFPITSKEVLQQRPDALEYPQNHPKYRFYGNNIKRMIDEAVKWDKGPKREGLEYAIANHMKKCYLNWNKDTVDDKVIFKHLHELSNGEISLDAEDESLTDSGQFLNKRSSKSSRSSSSKKGSRSNNNRGKKRY; from the coding sequence TTGAATTTAGTAGAAAACCTTGAGTACAATACCGAGCGGCCGCAATTGATCATTCCCGAGTACGGGCGGCATTTTCAGAAAATGGTAGATTATGCCGTATCCATCGAGGACGATGAGGAACGCAATCGCGTGGCGCAATCCATTATATCCGTAATGGGCAATCTGCAGCCGCATTTACGCGATGTGTCCGACTTCCAACACAAGCTATGGGACCAGTTATTTATTATGTCCGATTTTAAGTTGGATGTAGAATCTCCTTTTCCCATTACCAGCAAAGAGGTCTTACAACAGCGCCCCGATGCCTTGGAATATCCGCAGAACCATCCGAAATATCGATTCTACGGCAACAATATCAAGCGGATGATCGATGAGGCGGTAAAGTGGGACAAAGGTCCCAAACGCGAAGGCCTTGAATATGCCATTGCCAACCACATGAAAAAATGTTACCTCAACTGGAACAAGGATACCGTCGACGATAAGGTCATTTTCAAGCACCTCCATGAGCTGAGCAACGGGGAGATCAGTCTTGACGCCGAAGATGAAAGCCTTACGGATAGCGGACAGTTCTTGAACAAACGAAGTTCGAAATCCTCCCGCAGTAGCAGCAGCAAGAAAGGATCACGCAGCAATAACAACCGCGGTAAAAAGCGCTACTAA
- a CDS encoding alginate export family protein — protein sequence MKTKQLQSSICLRATHFFSAPLLVCALIFTSLLTAQVQVDAELRPRFEYRHGFGTLFPNNVDAAAFISQRTRLNASYSDEKLDFYLSVHDIRVWGDVPQLNVADRNGLGLHEAWGQLRFTPEFSVKLGRQVLAYDDQRILGGVDWAQQGRSHDVALLQFRKKQLEVHFGAGFNQDGQSLTGTVLNTNTYKAMQYLWLHRDWQDFQVSLLILNNGRQFIDTDDAANTETRYGQTLGSHLEFGRDRLNLMGNIYYQTGRDVNDNKLNAYLVGLESKYEVQSGFTLILGGELQSGNDWGSPINGDNKAFSPLYGTNHKFNGLMDYFYVGNHTDNVGLLDLYVGTIIKTGEKSSLNLRLHHFNAAAELTGTASKQLGAEADLVFNYNFSPTVNIKAGYSHLFPTEGMEFLKNNFDNNANYWGWAMVTIKPVLFKRE from the coding sequence ATGAAAACAAAACAACTGCAATCTTCTATTTGCTTAAGAGCTACCCATTTTTTTTCTGCACCCCTGCTCGTTTGCGCATTGATCTTTACTTCGTTGTTGACCGCACAGGTACAGGTCGACGCTGAACTAAGGCCCCGGTTCGAATACAGACATGGTTTCGGGACCCTGTTTCCGAATAACGTTGATGCCGCTGCTTTCATTTCGCAGCGTACCCGTTTGAATGCGTCCTATTCCGATGAGAAGCTTGATTTTTATCTGAGCGTACACGACATCCGGGTATGGGGCGACGTGCCCCAACTGAACGTTGCCGACCGCAACGGACTCGGTTTACATGAGGCTTGGGGCCAATTACGGTTTACGCCGGAATTCTCCGTAAAGCTCGGGCGACAGGTACTCGCTTACGACGATCAAAGAATTTTGGGAGGCGTGGATTGGGCCCAGCAGGGCCGGAGCCACGACGTGGCGTTGCTACAATTCAGAAAGAAACAGTTAGAGGTCCATTTTGGGGCCGGGTTCAACCAAGACGGACAATCCCTTACCGGAACCGTTTTGAACACGAATACCTATAAGGCGATGCAGTATCTTTGGCTGCATAGGGACTGGCAAGATTTTCAGGTCAGTTTGCTAATTTTAAACAACGGTCGGCAGTTTATCGATACCGACGATGCGGCCAATACGGAGACGCGCTACGGTCAGACCTTGGGCTCGCATCTAGAATTTGGTCGAGATAGGCTGAATTTGATGGGTAATATATACTATCAGACGGGCAGGGATGTAAACGATAATAAACTCAACGCCTACCTCGTAGGATTGGAGAGTAAGTATGAAGTGCAGTCCGGTTTCACCTTGATCTTGGGCGGCGAACTACAGAGCGGAAACGATTGGGGTTCCCCCATCAATGGCGATAACAAGGCCTTTTCTCCACTTTATGGTACCAACCACAAGTTCAACGGTCTGATGGATTATTTTTACGTGGGCAATCACACGGACAATGTGGGATTATTGGACCTTTACGTTGGAACGATTATAAAAACGGGCGAAAAGTCAAGCTTGAACCTGCGGTTGCACCATTTCAACGCTGCCGCCGAACTGACCGGAACAGCATCCAAACAACTGGGAGCGGAGGCCGATCTGGTCTTCAATTATAACTTTAGCCCCACCGTAAACATCAAGGCCGGGTATTCCCACTTGTTTCCTACAGAGGGGATGGAATTCCTGAAGAACAACTTTGACAACAATGCCAATTATTGGGGCTGGGCGATGGTCACCATCAAACCTGTCCTATTCAAAAGAGAATAA